A region of Saprospiraceae bacterium DNA encodes the following proteins:
- the pheS gene encoding phenylalanine--tRNA ligase subunit alpha, translating into MSVDRFAEVQRLIDEINSFEIKDQDALESFRLSYLGTKNKIKPLFALMAQVENERKREFGQILNLAKTTAEQKFEDYKDSQTQVGSQTVDIPDLSLPPVRLHTGRRHPISQAMDRIVDIFSKIGFEVAEDREIEDDWHNFTALNTPEDHPARDMQDTYYLKDFANLLLRTHTSSVQSRFMTQNKPPIRILAPGRVYRNETISARSHCQFHQVEGLYIDKGISMADLKQTLLFYAREMYGPDVQIRLRPSYFPFTEPSAEMDIYWGLKNETDHRITKGTGWLEILGCGMVDPAVLENCGIDPNIYSGFAFGMGIERQAMLQHKIPDIRYFFENDVRFLNQF; encoded by the coding sequence ATGTCGGTAGACAGGTTTGCAGAAGTACAACGATTGATTGATGAAATAAATTCTTTTGAAATAAAGGATCAGGATGCACTTGAGTCTTTCCGGCTTAGCTATTTGGGCACAAAAAATAAGATAAAACCACTATTTGCGCTCATGGCTCAGGTTGAAAACGAACGAAAACGAGAATTTGGCCAAATTCTCAACCTGGCCAAGACAACTGCCGAGCAAAAATTTGAAGATTACAAAGATTCACAAACTCAGGTTGGATCACAAACTGTCGATATTCCTGATTTGAGTCTTCCGCCAGTTCGACTCCATACCGGCCGCCGACACCCAATCTCTCAGGCAATGGACCGAATCGTTGACATCTTTTCCAAAATTGGTTTTGAAGTGGCAGAAGATAGGGAAATCGAAGACGACTGGCATAATTTTACGGCTTTGAATACCCCTGAGGACCATCCGGCTCGCGATATGCAGGATACTTATTACCTGAAAGATTTCGCAAACCTCCTTTTGAGAACACACACTTCCTCTGTGCAATCGAGGTTTATGACTCAGAATAAGCCGCCCATCCGAATTCTTGCACCGGGAAGGGTGTATCGGAATGAAACAATTTCGGCCAGGTCCCATTGTCAATTTCATCAGGTAGAAGGTTTGTACATCGATAAAGGAATTTCTATGGCCGACCTCAAACAAACTTTGTTGTTTTATGCGCGCGAAATGTATGGACCTGATGTACAAATTCGACTTCGGCCATCCTATTTTCCGTTTACCGAGCCTTCTGCGGAAATGGATATTTACTGGGGTCTTAAAAATGAAACGGACCACCGCATTACAAAAGGCACAGGCTGGCTTGAAATTTTAGGTTGTGGAATGGTGGATCCTGCAGTATTAGAAAATTGTGGAATTGACCCAAATATTTATTCCGGATTTGCTTTTGGAATGGGCATCGAAAGACAAGCCATGTTGCAACACAAGATTCCTGATATCCGGTATTTTTTTGAAAATGATGTGAGATTTCTAAACCAGTTTTAA
- a CDS encoding O-antigen ligase family protein, with protein MRSLMSNWKENLGSWHLLQWAFALGLVLVATGISWSVFLVSNSVIVLSLLIPFMCSKNGFIPKINVLWKQDFGEMLQEPLLLSMMLFWATQFISGYWSDLPKDWIWFSRMQLPFLLLPFVFYRHAYLTSKLLYAILGIFIVVCFISSLYIGFDYLQNADFYNLQLLKGKPFVTHISHIRYSMLIAMCALICLHIFFTNLNAPKIWTKVGLLLCIYFFSFNHLLSAKTGLFSMYLAIIAYMFSGLPAARMQTKLFLMLSLLGITFLSYYMLPSLQQKIYYTWWQIGEFSRGKWLNYSDIERWMSIQMGLEMIKQEPFFGCGIGDLYKATANIYQECLSNENYKLPHNQFIFTWAFTGIFGFLSLLSILYFSALQKTWWRHPLIISIQVILWSSFFVEYTLGTQIGCSLYVFSTLLSWGYLRKMTA; from the coding sequence ATGAGATCATTAATGTCTAATTGGAAAGAAAATTTAGGCTCCTGGCACTTACTCCAATGGGCTTTTGCATTAGGACTTGTCCTCGTGGCGACAGGCATCAGCTGGTCCGTTTTTCTCGTTTCTAACAGCGTAATCGTCTTGAGTTTGCTGATTCCCTTTATGTGTTCAAAAAATGGCTTTATCCCAAAGATAAATGTTCTTTGGAAACAGGATTTCGGAGAGATGCTACAGGAGCCCCTGCTTTTGTCTATGATGCTCTTTTGGGCAACTCAATTTATATCGGGTTATTGGTCTGATCTCCCTAAAGACTGGATCTGGTTTTCAAGAATGCAACTGCCATTTCTCCTTTTGCCTTTTGTCTTTTACCGGCATGCATATCTAACATCCAAATTACTTTATGCCATACTTGGCATTTTCATAGTAGTTTGTTTTATAAGTTCTCTGTATATCGGATTTGATTATTTGCAAAATGCGGATTTCTACAATCTTCAATTACTCAAAGGCAAACCATTTGTGACTCATATTTCTCACATTCGCTACAGTATGTTGATTGCTATGTGTGCTTTAATTTGTTTGCACATTTTTTTCACAAATTTAAATGCTCCTAAAATTTGGACAAAGGTCGGATTGTTGCTTTGCATTTATTTTTTTTCATTCAATCATCTCTTAAGCGCAAAAACCGGCTTGTTTTCGATGTACCTGGCCATCATCGCATATATGTTTAGCGGACTACCGGCTGCGCGTATGCAAACAAAATTATTTTTAATGCTGAGCTTGTTAGGCATAACATTCCTGAGCTATTATATGCTGCCCAGCTTACAACAAAAAATCTATTATACCTGGTGGCAGATCGGCGAATTCAGTCGCGGAAAATGGTTGAACTATTCAGACATTGAGCGTTGGATGTCCATACAAATGGGTCTGGAAATGATCAAACAAGAGCCCTTTTTTGGGTGCGGTATTGGCGATCTCTACAAAGCGACTGCTAACATATACCAGGAATGCCTAAGCAATGAAAATTACAAATTGCCACACAATCAATTCATCTTCACCTGGGCTTTTACCGGTATTTTCGGTTTTCTGAGTCTGTTATCGATCTTATACTTCAGTGCTTTACAAAAAACCTGGTGGCGACATCCTCTTATTATTTCAATACAAGTCATATTATGGAGTTCCTTTTTCGTTGAATATACGCTAGGAACACAAATTGGATGCAGCCTATATGTGTTTTCAACTTTGCTTTCGTGGGGTTATTTGAGGAAGATGACTGCTTGA
- a CDS encoding rhomboid family intramembrane serine protease — protein MFFPIGDDNVKGGSKPLFSYSLILMNVLVFLYEVSLQHFQAEAFVFEFGNIPLELLSGVDLFTVLTSMFLHGGWMHLIGNMLFLWVFADNVEAIIGTFNFILFYLLGGIAATLIHALFNPISDIPVVGASGAISAVMGAYLILFPASRIRVFILFLFSSANVPALLFLGIWILQQMVSGFGTLGLGTEEQGGVAWWAHIGGFIFGVIAGFIARRNYSGKYRYVGDDQ, from the coding sequence ATGTTTTTTCCAATTGGCGATGATAATGTAAAAGGAGGAAGTAAACCGCTGTTTTCATACAGCCTGATCCTGATGAACGTATTGGTTTTTTTATACGAAGTTAGTTTGCAGCATTTTCAGGCAGAAGCTTTTGTATTTGAATTTGGGAATATCCCATTAGAACTGCTATCCGGAGTAGATTTATTTACAGTGCTTACGTCTATGTTTCTTCATGGAGGTTGGATGCATCTCATTGGCAATATGCTTTTTTTATGGGTCTTTGCAGACAACGTTGAAGCCATCATTGGCACGTTTAATTTTATCTTGTTTTATCTTCTGGGTGGAATTGCCGCAACTTTGATCCATGCTTTATTCAATCCCATCAGCGATATCCCCGTGGTAGGCGCCAGTGGAGCGATCTCTGCCGTAATGGGAGCCTATCTTATCTTGTTTCCTGCATCGAGAATTCGCGTATTTATTTTGTTTTTGTTTAGTTCTGCAAACGTGCCTGCATTGCTTTTTCTCGGAATTTGGATCTTGCAGCAAATGGTATCCGGATTTGGAACCCTGGGACTAGGTACCGAAGAACAAGGCGGTGTAGCATGGTGGGCACATATCGGTGGTTTCATTTTTGGTGTCATTGCCGGATTTATTGCGCGCAGAAATTATTCAGGCAAATACCGATATGTTGGAGATGATCAATAA
- a CDS encoding KpsF/GutQ family sugar-phosphate isomerase produces MLSNNQKTLICNAARSCIEIERNVINQLLNSINDDFINVVGALFHMKGRVVITGIGKSAIIGQKIVATLNSTGTPALFMHAADALHGDLGMIRNDDIVWCISKSGETQEIKALIPLIKTLGSQFIGMVSQRDSTLAKQADFILHTPVSHEAEPNNLAPTASTTAQVVLGDAVAVALLAMRGFSPQDFAMFHPGGSLGKKLYLRVNHIYPLHGKPKVNLNTSLREVIIEMTGQRLGVSAVLDDDQRIVGIITDGDLRRMLQNSTEINGLCAKDIMSPNPKTIDAEALAVDAFRLMRENNITQLLVADKEIYVGVVHIHDLIKEGII; encoded by the coding sequence ATGCTTAGCAACAACCAAAAAACACTTATCTGTAATGCCGCTCGTTCTTGCATTGAAATTGAGCGCAATGTTATCAATCAATTATTGAATAGTATAAACGATGATTTTATAAATGTCGTCGGAGCACTTTTTCATATGAAAGGTAGAGTGGTTATTACCGGTATTGGAAAAAGTGCGATCATCGGACAAAAAATTGTAGCGACTCTGAATTCGACGGGCACGCCTGCATTATTTATGCATGCCGCTGATGCATTGCACGGAGATCTTGGAATGATCCGCAATGACGATATCGTTTGGTGTATATCAAAAAGTGGAGAGACGCAAGAAATTAAGGCTTTGATTCCCCTTATTAAAACATTGGGTTCTCAATTTATCGGAATGGTTTCACAGCGCGATTCCACCTTAGCAAAACAAGCTGATTTTATACTCCATACACCTGTATCCCATGAAGCCGAACCCAATAACCTTGCACCAACAGCCAGCACAACTGCGCAAGTTGTATTAGGTGATGCCGTGGCGGTTGCCCTCTTGGCCATGCGGGGTTTTAGTCCCCAGGATTTTGCAATGTTTCATCCGGGCGGATCATTGGGAAAAAAACTTTATTTGCGCGTAAATCATATTTATCCGCTACACGGAAAACCAAAAGTAAATTTGAATACAAGCTTGCGCGAAGTGATCATTGAAATGACCGGTCAGCGACTTGGTGTTTCTGCTGTGTTGGATGATGATCAAAGGATTGTAGGAATTATCACGGATGGTGACCTTCGCAGAATGTTGCAAAATAGTACAGAAATAAACGGATTGTGTGCAAAAGACATCATGAGTCCGAACCCTAAAACTATTGATGCCGAAGCCCTTGCCGTGGATGCCTTCCGGTTGATGCGCGAAAACAACATCACGCAATTATTGGTGGCAGATAAAGAAATTTATGTAGGTGTAGTGCATATTCACGATTTAATCAAAGAAGGCATTATTTAA
- a CDS encoding DUF4290 domain-containing protein translates to MWHHFFRIAEYDINVIPISGIIPTPDDDKLTPEQVSYPKGTDKYRHYGNYVNQLIKKALEMEPGPKREAFSHIIGSYMKMAFKNWNKEHYVSDDLIKSDLILISGGQLKLDDDVQFNTLVDSQPRSQKRTFRGSHKQNYKNKKGGGMMNKHRNSNNNNNRRRA, encoded by the coding sequence TTGTGGCATCACTTTTTCAGAATCGCAGAATACGATATCAATGTGATTCCAATAAGTGGAATTATACCCACCCCTGATGATGATAAATTGACACCCGAACAAGTAAGTTATCCTAAGGGAACTGATAAATACAGACATTATGGAAATTATGTCAATCAGCTCATCAAAAAAGCATTGGAAATGGAGCCGGGACCGAAGCGCGAAGCTTTTTCTCATATCATTGGTTCTTACATGAAAATGGCTTTTAAAAACTGGAACAAAGAACACTATGTCAGCGATGATCTGATCAAAAGTGATTTGATTCTAATATCAGGAGGCCAACTCAAATTAGATGATGATGTTCAGTTCAACACCCTTGTAGATTCACAACCGCGTAGCCAAAAGCGCACTTTTAGAGGTTCTCACAAGCAAAACTACAAGAACAAAAAAGGTGGCGGAATGATGAATAAGCACCGGAATAGTAACAACAATAACAACCGAAGACGCGCCTAA
- a CDS encoding DUF4290 domain-containing protein has translation MRFENVQFSYNTSQIELVMPEYGRNIQDLILFCKSIEDPIYRQHFADEVIDLMHIITPYNKNMDEHRTKIVASLFQNRRIRYQCDSNKWNYTHP, from the coding sequence ATGCGCTTCGAAAACGTCCAATTTAGTTACAATACCTCGCAAATAGAACTCGTCATGCCTGAATATGGAAGAAATATTCAGGACCTGATTCTTTTTTGCAAATCTATCGAGGATCCAATTTATCGTCAGCACTTTGCAGATGAAGTGATCGACCTCATGCATATTATTACGCCATACAATAAAAATATGGATGAGCATCGCACAAAAATTGTGGCATCACTTTTTCAGAATCGCAGAATACGATATCAATGTGATTCCAATAAGTGGAATTATACCCACCCCTGA
- the glmS gene encoding glutamine--fructose-6-phosphate transaminase (isomerizing), with translation MCGIIAYLGKKNAYPILLEGLKRLEYRGYDSAGIALLNGELDIYKKKGKVQELCEFTESKELFATVGMGHTRWATHGKPDDINAHPHLSENGKLAIIHNGIIENYATLKEALTRLGHNFKSETDTEVLIHLIEEIKKRDQLPIEEAVRKALKKVVGAYAIVVMDKDDPGKLVGARKSSPLVIGLGDHENFIASDATPIIQYTNKVVYLNDEEIAVLTKERGLEISTISNEEVQEPLIQELDMSMDQLEKGGYEHFMLKEIYQQPQTISDCMRGRLNATEGWVRLGGLEEHINRILKANRIVIAACGTSWHSALIGEYLIEDLARIPVEVEYASEFRYRNPILTENDVVLVLSQSGETADTLAAAELAKERGALVYGIVNVVGSSIARLTHAGSYIHCGPEIGVASTKAFTGQVTLLTLMSLVLGHRNGSLSNSYYHQLIAELGSIPDKVGKVLLLNDQIKYLAKEIQQNNNVLYLGRGFNFPVALEGALKLKEISYIHAEGYPAAEMKHGPIALIDENMPVIVIATNVSAYEKIISNIQEVKARKGIVIAIVTEGDKEIKKIADHCIEIPSTIDPLTPLLSVIPLQLLSYHIAVLRACDVDQPRNLAKSVTVE, from the coding sequence ATGTGTGGAATAATAGCATATCTAGGTAAAAAAAATGCTTATCCGATTTTATTGGAAGGCTTGAAACGCTTAGAGTACAGAGGATATGATTCGGCCGGAATCGCACTTTTAAACGGGGAGTTGGATATTTATAAGAAAAAGGGCAAAGTGCAGGAATTATGTGAATTCACAGAATCAAAGGAACTTTTTGCTACAGTAGGAATGGGGCATACCCGTTGGGCCACACACGGCAAACCGGATGATATCAATGCGCACCCGCATCTTTCTGAAAATGGCAAACTCGCCATCATTCATAATGGTATTATCGAGAATTACGCTACTTTGAAAGAAGCGCTTACAAGACTGGGCCACAACTTTAAAAGTGAAACAGATACGGAAGTTTTAATTCACCTCATAGAAGAAATTAAGAAAAGGGATCAACTACCCATAGAAGAAGCGGTTCGCAAAGCACTTAAAAAAGTGGTGGGTGCATATGCAATTGTAGTCATGGATAAAGATGATCCTGGCAAACTGGTCGGAGCCAGGAAATCAAGTCCTTTAGTTATCGGCTTGGGCGATCACGAAAATTTCATCGCTTCCGATGCAACTCCTATCATCCAATACACCAACAAAGTTGTATATCTCAACGACGAAGAAATTGCCGTTTTAACAAAAGAAAGAGGATTGGAGATTTCGACCATTAGCAATGAAGAAGTGCAGGAACCTTTGATCCAGGAACTCGACATGAGCATGGATCAATTGGAAAAGGGAGGCTACGAACACTTCATGCTGAAAGAGATTTACCAACAACCTCAAACGATTTCCGATTGTATGCGCGGCCGTTTAAATGCAACCGAAGGCTGGGTTCGTTTAGGAGGATTGGAAGAACACATCAATCGTATATTAAAAGCAAACAGGATCGTCATTGCTGCCTGTGGCACTTCATGGCACAGTGCGCTTATTGGAGAATATTTAATTGAAGATTTAGCAAGAATTCCCGTTGAAGTTGAATACGCATCCGAATTTAGATACAGAAATCCGATTCTTACAGAGAATGATGTTGTCTTGGTGCTTTCACAATCGGGCGAAACTGCAGACACACTTGCTGCGGCAGAATTAGCGAAGGAAAGAGGTGCATTGGTGTATGGAATCGTAAATGTGGTAGGTTCTTCTATTGCGCGATTAACACATGCAGGATCTTATATACATTGCGGTCCGGAAATTGGAGTGGCCTCTACCAAAGCTTTCACCGGGCAAGTTACTTTGTTGACCTTGATGTCATTGGTATTGGGTCATCGAAACGGATCCTTATCCAATTCTTATTATCATCAGCTCATAGCCGAACTTGGGAGCATACCGGATAAAGTAGGAAAAGTTTTGTTGCTCAATGATCAAATCAAATATCTGGCAAAAGAGATTCAACAGAATAATAATGTACTTTATTTGGGCAGGGGTTTTAATTTTCCGGTAGCTTTGGAAGGCGCTTTAAAACTCAAAGAAATTTCTTACATCCATGCTGAAGGTTATCCAGCAGCAGAAATGAAACACGGGCCCATCGCATTGATTGATGAAAATATGCCGGTGATTGTCATTGCTACCAATGTAAGTGCCTACGAAAAAATTATTTCAAATATTCAAGAGGTCAAAGCCCGCAAAGGCATTGTCATTGCTATCGTCACAGAAGGAGATAAAGAGATTAAAAAAATAGCAGACCATTGTATTGAAATTCCTTCAACGATAGATCCGCTGACTCCATTACTCAGCGTTATTCCACTTCAATTATTATCTTATCATATTGCAGTTTTAAGAGCTTGTGATGTAGATCAACCCAGAAATTTAGCCAAATCAGTCACAGTAGAATAA
- a CDS encoding DUF4270 family protein codes for MSILVKGKYWLVGLGFIYIINFSCNEFDSFGSDLLDTGWLQAKGQEVYDFTVSPAEPDSIVSFATFTTMGAVGFVNAAFPVGYMTDPIFGQSSAGFGTQLRFIPTDNLDFLDAPIDSIVLSLRFDTSLFYGKYIEPMRISVYGLEDPYDPSKVYYSNHFLPVDKSKKYGELINYVVNKKDSFEIIEDTLKKILFPQLRVNLDTALLMGIMRNYADTVYYVSDSFSKLFHGLAIVCEDGNGYLSVLPEHGDSKLTIYYRDTTMRQSKVELYMSSLAVKTPFYQRNTTGSIAEQCYSGTITGDSLLLIQGAAGRDVRLKLPYQNTWTGKFINYAILNFEVSEMPGVDLDNYDLPDLLQIFDVSSGTRIAIDDVVVAAGSLSSYKRAFGGHPVIDSTSGQKVYKYKMNITRHFQKARLKNADMDLVISPFSKLESPARLVWHGRNLRATSARLELIYSE; via the coding sequence ATGAGCATTTTAGTGAAAGGAAAGTACTGGCTGGTTGGCCTGGGCTTTATATACATCATCAATTTTTCTTGCAATGAATTTGATTCATTCGGATCAGATCTACTCGACACAGGTTGGCTTCAGGCAAAAGGTCAGGAAGTCTACGATTTTACGGTTAGTCCCGCTGAGCCAGATTCGATAGTGAGTTTTGCGACCTTTACCACGATGGGAGCGGTTGGTTTTGTAAATGCCGCTTTTCCCGTTGGATATATGACAGATCCTATTTTCGGTCAATCTTCTGCAGGTTTTGGAACGCAATTGCGTTTTATACCTACAGATAATCTGGATTTTTTGGATGCACCTATTGATTCGATCGTTTTGTCGTTAAGGTTTGATACAAGCCTGTTTTATGGCAAATATATTGAACCCATGCGGATCTCTGTTTATGGCCTTGAAGATCCTTATGATCCAAGTAAGGTCTATTACAGCAATCACTTTTTGCCGGTAGACAAATCCAAAAAGTATGGCGAGTTGATAAATTATGTCGTCAATAAAAAAGATAGTTTCGAAATCATCGAAGACACACTCAAGAAAATTTTATTTCCACAATTGCGGGTAAATCTGGATACCGCATTATTAATGGGAATCATGAGAAATTATGCCGATACAGTTTATTATGTGAGCGATAGTTTTTCCAAACTTTTTCATGGCCTTGCCATCGTATGCGAAGATGGTAATGGATATTTATCAGTCTTACCCGAACACGGAGACAGCAAATTGACCATATATTACAGGGATACTACCATGCGACAAAGTAAGGTAGAGTTGTATATGAGCAGTCTCGCTGTTAAAACGCCTTTTTATCAGAGAAATACGACGGGTAGTATTGCAGAACAATGTTATTCCGGAACTATTACCGGAGATAGTCTGTTGCTAATCCAGGGTGCAGCTGGAAGAGATGTTCGATTGAAATTGCCTTATCAAAATACCTGGACCGGAAAATTTATTAATTATGCCATTTTGAATTTTGAAGTATCGGAAATGCCCGGAGTAGACTTAGATAACTATGACTTACCGGATTTGCTTCAGATTTTTGATGTCAGTTCCGGAACGAGAATAGCTATTGACGATGTGGTGGTTGCTGCAGGTTCACTGAGTTCATATAAGAGAGCTTTTGGAGGTCATCCGGTCATTGATTCAACAAGTGGCCAGAAAGTTTATAAGTACAAAATGAACATCACAAGACATTTTCAGAAAGCGCGTTTAAAAAATGCCGACATGGATTTGGTGATTTCTCCGTTTTCAAAATTGGAATCACCGGCACGACTGGTTTGGCATGGTAGAAATTTGCGGGCGACGAGTGCAAGACTTGAGTTAATCTATTCAGAGTAA
- a CDS encoding glycogen/starch synthase, giving the protein MSKTRILFITQEMEPYLDLSGIGSLIQKLPAYAQDSGMEIRILMPRFGTINERRHRLHEVVRLSGMNIIINDDDFALIIKVASLPGSRIQVYFLDNDEFFKRKSVFEDESGKLFEDNQDRMIFFCKGALETVKKFGWPPDIVHCHGWMTSLIPFYLKSSYKNDPVFKHSKVVFSVYDQQIEGSFTEDFLKKAAINNLKPDQLLAYKNGTGITLDKGAIQYADGLIQGSQILNENVLSAIQASEKPFIKTEGEEYLPSYLDFYKNLVQ; this is encoded by the coding sequence ATGAGTAAAACCAGAATTCTTTTCATTACCCAAGAGATGGAGCCTTATCTCGATCTTTCCGGAATCGGCTCTTTGATTCAAAAATTACCCGCTTATGCCCAAGATAGTGGTATGGAAATCAGAATCCTTATGCCTAGATTCGGGACGATTAACGAAAGAAGGCACCGCTTGCACGAGGTCGTGAGACTTTCTGGAATGAATATCATTATCAATGACGATGATTTTGCCCTTATCATTAAAGTAGCATCCTTACCAGGATCTCGAATTCAAGTCTATTTTTTGGATAATGATGAATTTTTCAAGCGAAAATCGGTGTTTGAAGATGAGTCAGGCAAATTATTTGAGGACAATCAGGATCGCATGATCTTTTTCTGCAAAGGCGCCCTTGAAACTGTTAAAAAATTTGGATGGCCACCAGACATTGTTCATTGCCATGGATGGATGACCAGTCTCATTCCATTTTATTTGAAAAGCAGTTATAAAAATGATCCTGTTTTTAAACATTCAAAAGTGGTATTTTCCGTTTACGATCAGCAAATCGAAGGAAGTTTCACAGAAGATTTTTTAAAGAAAGCGGCCATTAATAATTTAAAACCGGATCAGCTTTTGGCATATAAAAACGGAACAGGAATTACACTTGATAAAGGTGCGATCCAATATGCCGATGGACTGATTCAAGGAAGCCAGATTTTGAACGAAAATGTGCTTTCTGCGATTCAGGCTTCTGAAAAACCTTTTATCAAGACGGAAGGAGAAGAATATTTACCTTCATACCTTGATTTTTATAAGAATCTCGTTCAATAA